The following is a genomic window from Citrifermentans bemidjiense Bem.
GCTGCCGGCGGGAGGCAGTGGCTAGGGGCTGGGGCCGCAAGGTCAGACAGGTCAGACAGGTCAGACAGGCTGGGCGTTTAGGAGAAAGTGTGACCGAGAAGAAGAAAATACTGGTGGTGGACGACGAGGAAAACCTGCGCCACATGCTCCAGGTCATGCTGAAAAAGCAGGGATACCAGGTGGAGCAGGCGGCGAACGGCGAGCAGGCCATGGAGAAGGCGCGACAGGGGAGCTACGCCTTCATCCTCTGCGACATCCGCATGCCGGTCCTGGACGGCAGGGCTTTCCTGGCCGCCTGCACCACTGCGGGGATAAACAGCACCGTGATCATGATGTCCGCCTACGGCACGCTTGAGGATGCCGTGGGCTGCATGAAGCTCGGCGCCTACGACTACATCTCCAAGCCTTTCAACAGCGACGAGATCTCGCTGGTGCTGAAGAAAGCGGAGGAGCGCGAAAGGCTGAAGGATGAAAACCGGAGGCTGCGCGAGGAGGTGGTGCGCCGCCGTCCCTTGGGCGACATCATCAGCAGAAGCGAACGCATGGCCGAGATCGGGCGGCTGGTGTTGAAGCTCTCCGAGCACAAGACTTCGGTGCTCATCCTGGGGGAGTCGGGGACCGGCAAGGAACTCGTCGCCCGGGCGCTGCACTACTGCGGGGTGCGCCGGGCTGGCCCCTTTGTGGCGGTCAACTGCGGCGCCATCCCCGAATCGCTGCTGGAAAGCGAACTCTTCGGGCACGTGAAGGGCGCCTTCACCGACGCGAGCCAAGACAAGACGGGGCTCTTTGAGGAAGCCGACGGCGGCACTCTGTTCCTCGACGAGATCTCC
Proteins encoded in this region:
- a CDS encoding sigma-54-dependent transcriptional regulator, which gives rise to MTEKKKILVVDDEENLRHMLQVMLKKQGYQVEQAANGEQAMEKARQGSYAFILCDIRMPVLDGRAFLAACTTAGINSTVIMMSAYGTLEDAVGCMKLGAYDYISKPFNSDEISLVLKKAEERERLKDENRRLREEVVRRRPLGDIISRSERMAEIGRLVLKLSEHKTSVLILGESGTGKELVARALHYCGVRRAGPFVAVNCGAIPESLLESELFGHVKGAFTDASQDKTGLFEEADGGTLFLDEISELSLPLQVKLLRVLQEEEIRRVGAATSQAVNVRVVSATSRDLAQEVAAGRFREDLYFRLNVFPISLPALRDRIEDVPLLVDHFLEKHGERMGITGVRPSPETLQALVRYRWPGNVRELENCIERGLVLCEAGALGLSCLPESVRRGVGIERRATDIPESLSIKKGGEALERALIVRALEQTAGNRTRAAKLLEISHRALLYKLKEYELG